The Bacillus carboniphilus genome contains a region encoding:
- a CDS encoding NTTRR-F1 domain yields the protein MTIIQKLIENGNFENGLLDPWIGESADVIASPCPVVVGDFSGRLKGGEVVASIFQNFNVVTGEAYQLTLSIATARKGTSPPVKIRVEYLNWLLEVVGFGLEESISQSQLPNGADGKFTTVQFITTIVPEKARFARVIIEKQGLAFSPSVVIDNVLMSRITAELTPLPNTYVGNTSTDTTSIIFEDTFNTLTVGNTPNAMIRAFSDEKKILYIAFGNEQYVSVIDVSTQEVLTTIPVSGVTDFYYNRNIAVSPDGSKVFITTNESTAGFVNVIDTSTNQLAGVVTVGENPTAVEISSNGLNLYVASVGSTSVVQIDTESLVITETYTLNSNYGFTLFLALASNAQQLIIGSQGEVRNTVARFSVIDISTGEVIKENVFNDCDMMLSMVISLDGNYLYTGINNIETTRNTTNLFVYFNAFDTTNFQETTNIQLFNNTIAFSSLPSPNVISEVFEGEEETLIFISAVTSDGVNNLYEISRCGDSFSSVTNKSIAGFTNGYFFISSDGSTIVTANQSDDTVSFLNTNSFSLETTLNVGSGPGVLVVD from the coding sequence ATGACAATCATTCAAAAATTAATAGAAAATGGAAATTTTGAAAATGGACTTCTTGACCCTTGGATTGGAGAGAGTGCCGATGTGATTGCCTCTCCATGTCCAGTAGTTGTAGGTGACTTTAGTGGAAGGTTAAAGGGAGGAGAAGTAGTCGCATCAATTTTTCAAAACTTCAACGTTGTTACAGGAGAAGCTTATCAACTAACCTTGTCGATCGCCACAGCAAGGAAAGGTACGTCTCCTCCTGTAAAAATACGAGTGGAATACCTTAACTGGTTATTAGAAGTCGTTGGATTTGGTTTGGAGGAATCAATTTCTCAAAGTCAATTACCCAACGGGGCTGACGGCAAGTTTACTACTGTCCAATTCATAACAACTATTGTACCAGAAAAGGCAAGGTTTGCACGTGTCATCATTGAGAAACAAGGATTAGCTTTTTCACCAAGTGTTGTGATTGATAATGTTTTAATGAGTCGTATCACAGCTGAATTAACCCCATTACCGAATACGTATGTCGGAAATACCAGTACAGATACAACTTCAATTATTTTTGAAGATACCTTCAATACCCTCACAGTTGGAAATACCCCTAATGCGATGATTCGTGCCTTTAGTGACGAGAAAAAAATACTCTATATCGCTTTTGGAAATGAACAATATGTTTCTGTCATTGATGTATCGACTCAGGAGGTATTAACTACAATTCCTGTAAGTGGTGTTACGGATTTCTATTACAATCGAAACATTGCGGTTAGTCCAGATGGTTCAAAAGTGTTCATCACAACTAATGAATCTACAGCAGGATTCGTAAATGTCATTGATACGAGCACAAATCAATTAGCGGGAGTAGTGACGGTAGGGGAAAACCCAACGGCTGTTGAGATATCAAGTAATGGGCTGAATTTATATGTCGCAAGCGTGGGATCTACATCTGTTGTTCAAATTGATACGGAGAGTTTAGTGATAACTGAAACGTATACTCTAAATTCGAACTATGGTTTTACTTTATTTTTAGCCTTGGCTTCGAATGCTCAACAGTTAATTATAGGGAGCCAAGGTGAAGTAAGAAACACGGTTGCGAGATTTAGTGTTATTGACATTAGCACTGGTGAGGTGATCAAAGAAAATGTGTTTAATGATTGCGATATGATGTTAAGTATGGTTATTTCTTTAGATGGGAATTATTTGTATACAGGTATTAATAACATTGAAACAACAAGAAACACTACCAATTTATTTGTTTATTTTAATGCATTTGATACGACGAATTTTCAAGAAACGACAAACATCCAGTTATTCAATAATACTATTGCTTTTTCCTCATTGCCATCACCAAATGTCATTTCGGAAGTCTTTGAAGGTGAAGAAGAAACTCTCATCTTTATTTCAGCTGTGACGAGTGATGGCGTAAATAATTTATATGAAATCAGCCGCTGTGGTGATTCCTTTTCCTCTGTGACCAATAAAAGCATTGCAGGTTTTACAAACGGTTATTTTTTTATTTCTTCAGATGGGTCAACAATCGTAACAGCTAATCAATCTGATGATACCGTATCGTTTTTAAACACAAACTCGTTTAGCTTGGAGACTACTTTAAATGTTGGTTCAGGTCCAGGAGTGCTTGTGGTTGATTAG
- a CDS encoding TetR/AcrR family transcriptional regulator → MGFSRARTNEQKQQRIDAVVKATAHLYDTVSYDDITFAAIAKETGFARSNLYIYFTSKEEILLELLIHDLRSWSEDIGEAFHVRKSYTVEEVAEGWTNAYLKNKRLLSLLAILFTVLEKNVSTEALAQFKRKMMEVQHRVLELLGGLLPSIHEEVLEQFLINQLALVQGLYPMAFITERQKQAIEESGTGYVAPEFASSYLNVITALLKNLNKESIS, encoded by the coding sequence ATGGGATTTTCTCGGGCTCGAACGAATGAGCAAAAACAACAACGAATAGATGCAGTGGTAAAGGCTACAGCTCATCTATATGACACAGTTTCATATGATGACATTACCTTTGCGGCTATTGCCAAAGAAACAGGTTTTGCAAGGTCCAATCTCTATATTTATTTCACTAGTAAAGAAGAAATTTTACTAGAACTTTTAATCCATGATTTGCGTTCATGGTCCGAGGATATTGGAGAGGCATTTCATGTTCGAAAATCGTATACGGTAGAAGAGGTGGCTGAGGGATGGACGAATGCCTATCTCAAAAACAAACGTCTCTTAAGTTTGCTCGCGATTTTATTTACTGTATTGGAAAAAAACGTATCTACAGAGGCGCTTGCTCAATTTAAAAGAAAGATGATGGAGGTTCAACATCGTGTCCTTGAATTATTAGGTGGACTATTGCCTTCTATACATGAAGAAGTACTTGAACAGTTTTTAATTAATCAGCTTGCTTTAGTTCAAGGGTTGTATCCAATGGCTTTTATTACTGAGCGGCAAAAGCAAGCGATTGAAGAATCAGGGACAGGGTATGTTGCACCTGAATTTGCATCATCTTATTTAAATGTTATTACTGCTTTACTGAAAAATCTTAATAAAGAGTCAATTTCGTAA
- a CDS encoding YncE family protein, which produces MTNFNGASVSVIDGNLFVITATVPTGAFPQSVTVNVDLNRIYVVNNGPGNVSVIDGMTNVVIATVTVGGSPQAITHFI; this is translated from the coding sequence GTGACAAATTTCAATGGAGCAAGTGTTTCAGTTATTGATGGCAACTTATTTGTAATTACAGCAACTGTGCCTACAGGTGCTTTTCCTCAGTCAGTTACCGTAAATGTAGATTTAAATCGAATATATGTTGTCAATAATGGACCTGGTAACGTTTCTGTTATAGATGGGATGACGAATGTAGTAATAGCAACGGTCACTGTTGGAGGGAGTCCACAAGCGATAACCCATTTTATTTAA
- a CDS encoding NTTRR-F1 domain — translation MSVIQDLIENGNFEQGELDPWMGENVDVIASPCPVVVGDFSVRLKGGGVDATLFQNVNVITGETYQLTFSIATARKGTSPPVKIRVEYLNRLLEVVGFGLDESISQNQLPSGAEGKFNSIQLLTTIVPEEARFARLIIKKEGLVFSPSVIIDNVSMSRIKGELTQIPNTYVGNTGTDTTSIVFEETFNTLTVGNTPNAMIRAFNGETRLLYIAFGNEQYVSVIDVSTQTEITTISVMGTTNYYFNRNIVVSPDGSKVYIASNQSQSGFVNILDTGANQLAGVVTVGNNPSDLAITSNGSTVYVAYDGSTSVTELDVESATIIETFDLSGDFSCIQFIFLVADDQQLVVGGKQFSGGAGADFGSFAAYIISTGEKIVQVQFAPIDDLEFIGSMAVSLNKEYVYFANTNQVGFDPSTAFLRVYDISTWTEVTNLTFISDRAFFCPTVIGEVSEQEGESLIFVSVVGDFTRLYEISRCQDEFTSVTNISMDNFSNGYFSISTDRSTIVTANQSGNSVSFIGTSTFNEDFILNVGTGPQVLVVD, via the coding sequence ATGAGTGTTATTCAAGATTTAATTGAAAATGGAAATTTTGAACAAGGAGAACTTGACCCTTGGATGGGAGAAAATGTAGATGTGATTGCTTCTCCTTGTCCCGTAGTTGTGGGAGACTTTAGTGTTAGGTTAAAAGGTGGGGGAGTAGACGCAACCCTTTTTCAAAATGTGAATGTCATCACGGGTGAAACATATCAATTAACTTTTTCTATCGCAACAGCTAGGAAAGGGACGTCTCCTCCTGTAAAAATACGAGTGGAATACCTAAACCGATTATTAGAAGTGGTTGGATTTGGTTTGGATGAATCAATCTCTCAAAATCAATTGCCTAGTGGGGCTGAAGGGAAATTTAATTCGATTCAATTACTAACAACTATTGTACCAGAAGAGGCAAGATTTGCACGTCTCATCATAAAAAAAGAAGGACTGGTTTTTTCACCGAGCGTTATAATCGACAATGTTTCGATGAGCCGAATCAAAGGGGAACTTACCCAGATACCTAATACGTATGTCGGGAATACGGGTACAGATACTACCTCGATTGTTTTTGAAGAAACGTTTAATACTCTTACCGTTGGGAATACTCCAAATGCGATGATTCGCGCATTTAATGGAGAAACAAGGTTGTTATATATTGCTTTTGGAAATGAACAATATGTTTCAGTCATCGATGTTTCCACTCAGACAGAAATTACAACCATCTCTGTAATGGGGACAACAAATTACTATTTTAACCGTAACATTGTGGTTAGTCCAGATGGTTCAAAAGTGTATATAGCGTCTAATCAATCTCAATCAGGGTTCGTAAACATCCTTGATACGGGTGCAAATCAATTAGCAGGAGTGGTGACAGTAGGGAATAACCCTTCCGATCTTGCAATCACAAGTAATGGTTCAACAGTGTATGTGGCATATGATGGATCTACTTCTGTAACTGAATTGGATGTAGAAAGTGCAACCATAATAGAAACGTTTGATCTTAGTGGAGACTTTTCTTGTATTCAATTTATTTTCTTGGTTGCAGATGACCAACAACTTGTTGTGGGTGGGAAACAGTTTTCTGGTGGTGCAGGCGCTGATTTCGGTTCATTTGCCGCTTATATCATTAGCACAGGTGAGAAGATTGTTCAAGTGCAATTTGCTCCTATCGATGACCTTGAATTTATCGGAAGTATGGCGGTATCTTTAAATAAGGAGTATGTATACTTTGCCAATACTAATCAGGTTGGATTTGATCCAAGTACAGCATTTCTCCGGGTGTATGATATATCAACGTGGACTGAAGTTACAAACTTGACATTTATCAGTGATAGGGCATTTTTCTGTCCGACTGTGATTGGAGAAGTTTCCGAACAAGAAGGAGAATCTCTTATTTTTGTGTCAGTCGTGGGTGATTTCACCAGATTATATGAAATTAGTCGTTGTCAAGATGAATTTACATCTGTGACTAACATATCTATGGATAATTTTTCAAATGGTTATTTCTCTATCTCTACTGACAGATCGACTATTGTAACGGCAAATCAATCAGGTAATTCAGTGTCTTTTATTGGAACATCTACCTTCAATGAAGATTTCATCTTAAATGTTGGAACAGGTCCACAAGTTCTTGTGGTGGATTAG
- a CDS encoding FtsW/RodA/SpoVE family cell cycle protein, producing MDSPKKQPPYRFDYQLAFIVFLLFCISCISIYGAQLTSSQYGATSHLIKQVLYYIVGIGVAITVMFFDSEQLRKMSWYLYGFGILLLIFLAIAPESIARPVNGAKAWFQILGFSFQPAEIMKVFLIIQLSTLIHDHNEKNPNRDLRSDLWLLLKMGMVTTVPILLIVKQPDLGTALVIMAILTGLIFVSGIAWRIILLGTSLIAMFITTIFYLVINKPEILEKYLGIKQYAFYRIYAWLEPEKYQGNAAYHLINSMKAIGSGQIFGKGLGQGQVYIPENHTDFIFAVIGEQFGFIGVSILLSVYFVLIYYLVKVALESNEPFNSYICAGVISLFAFHVFQNAGMTVGLLPITGIPLPLVSYGGSSILGSMLAIGLIFGIRYHYKVYMFSNDDE from the coding sequence ATGGATTCGCCTAAAAAGCAACCTCCATACCGTTTTGACTATCAATTAGCCTTTATTGTCTTTTTATTATTCTGCATTAGCTGCATCTCAATATATGGGGCACAACTGACTTCTTCTCAGTATGGCGCAACTAGTCACTTAATTAAACAAGTCCTATACTATATTGTAGGGATCGGCGTAGCCATTACCGTCATGTTTTTTGATTCTGAACAGCTTCGCAAGATGTCTTGGTACTTGTATGGATTCGGAATTTTATTACTTATTTTTTTAGCCATTGCTCCTGAATCGATTGCCAGACCAGTCAATGGGGCTAAAGCTTGGTTTCAAATTTTAGGTTTTTCTTTTCAACCAGCGGAAATTATGAAAGTATTTTTAATTATTCAATTAAGCACTTTAATTCATGATCATAACGAAAAAAATCCTAATCGAGACTTGAGATCAGACTTATGGCTTCTTTTAAAAATGGGTATGGTAACAACCGTCCCAATATTATTAATTGTAAAACAGCCTGATTTAGGAACTGCTCTTGTGATCATGGCGATATTAACAGGCTTAATTTTCGTCTCGGGTATCGCTTGGCGAATTATCTTGCTTGGAACGTCTTTAATTGCCATGTTTATTACGACTATTTTTTACTTAGTTATTAACAAGCCTGAAATACTTGAGAAATATCTTGGGATAAAGCAGTATGCCTTTTATCGAATTTATGCATGGCTTGAACCTGAGAAGTATCAAGGAAACGCTGCCTATCACTTAATTAACTCGATGAAAGCGATTGGATCAGGGCAAATTTTCGGAAAAGGATTAGGCCAGGGGCAAGTATATATTCCAGAGAACCATACCGATTTTATTTTTGCTGTAATCGGTGAACAGTTTGGCTTTATTGGTGTTAGTATCCTTTTAAGTGTATACTTTGTGCTCATTTATTACTTAGTGAAAGTAGCTTTAGAGTCCAATGAACCGTTTAATAGTTATATTTGCGCAGGTGTGATAAGTTTATTTGCCTTTCATGTCTTTCAAAACGCTGGAATGACAGTTGGTTTGCTCCCTATTACAGGGATTCCCCTTCCTCTTGTTAGCTATGGGGGGAGCTCCATTCTAGGTAGCATGCTTGCTATCGGTTTAATATTTGGCATTCGTTATCATTATAAAGTCTATATGTTTTCGAATGATGATGAATAG
- a CDS encoding MFS transporter, translating into MKTVKETLWTRSFIMIIIGNLFMFISFQMLIPTLPPYIKSLGASSLEIGLVTTLFSVGAVLSRPFIGYMLEYKKRKPLVLIGVIALLMITLIYPLTSIVILLLLLRFIHGLAWGWSTTVISTAAVDVVPKSRLGEGMGYAGLSTVIALIIAPSLGIYLFQETSFSNLIITSSVFGVIAIILLVFLQDQTPSRVRRANRNGITFSYLGSLVEKSSWFPAFILLLVTFGYGSIITFLVIFGEERGIAHIFLFYLFNALFATLSRPIIGKWFDERGPKGLVLFCIGVTFMGMWVLSFTHSDLLISIAGILFGVGYGSLISTLQSWILLMAPDHRRGVASGMFFSSIDLGTGLSGLAFGLLAQFVELGILFQISSFFFILAAAVTLMEPRIQRNYVQVLK; encoded by the coding sequence ATGAAAACAGTTAAAGAAACCCTATGGACAAGATCGTTCATCATGATCATTATAGGGAATTTATTTATGTTCATATCATTTCAAATGCTTATTCCGACTCTCCCGCCCTATATTAAGTCATTAGGTGCGTCAAGTTTGGAGATTGGACTGGTTACAACTTTATTTTCTGTTGGTGCAGTGCTTAGTCGTCCTTTCATTGGTTATATGCTGGAATATAAAAAACGAAAGCCTCTTGTTTTAATAGGGGTGATTGCTTTACTAATGATCACCCTTATTTATCCTTTAACAAGCATTGTCATCTTGCTCTTATTATTGCGATTCATTCATGGGTTAGCATGGGGATGGTCCACGACTGTCATTAGTACGGCAGCTGTAGACGTTGTACCAAAATCACGTCTAGGGGAGGGTATGGGATATGCTGGATTATCAACCGTCATTGCACTCATTATTGCTCCTAGCTTAGGGATCTATTTATTTCAAGAGACATCCTTTTCTAATTTAATCATTACCTCGAGTGTTTTTGGAGTTATTGCTATTATTCTATTGGTCTTTTTACAAGATCAAACACCATCAAGAGTAAGGAGAGCTAACAGGAATGGTATCACATTTTCGTACCTTGGATCGCTTGTTGAAAAGTCAAGCTGGTTTCCAGCGTTTATTCTTCTTTTAGTGACGTTCGGATACGGATCTATTATCACGTTTCTCGTTATTTTTGGAGAGGAGCGTGGTATAGCCCACATCTTCTTATTCTATTTGTTTAATGCGCTGTTTGCCACTTTATCTCGTCCGATCATTGGCAAATGGTTTGACGAAAGAGGACCTAAAGGACTTGTCTTGTTTTGTATTGGTGTAACATTCATGGGAATGTGGGTGTTATCTTTTACCCATTCCGATTTATTGATATCTATAGCCGGTATTTTGTTTGGAGTCGGGTATGGTTCATTAATTTCTACACTGCAATCGTGGATTCTTTTAATGGCTCCTGATCATAGGAGAGGAGTAGCTAGTGGGATGTTCTTTTCTTCCATTGACCTTGGAACAGGTTTAAGTGGATTGGCCTTTGGATTATTAGCTCAATTTGTTGAACTAGGCATTCTATTCCAAATATCCAGTTTCTTCTTTATACTTGCAGCTGCTGTAACGTTGATGGAACCTCGCATACAAAGGAATTATGTTCAAGTTTTAAAATAA
- a CDS encoding alanine/glycine:cation symporter family protein, with translation MKAIIEWVWGIPMIVLLLGGGVILSSRIGFIQLIKLPMIFRETIGMMFSKKERSKEVSPFAAFSAALGGTVGANNIIGVPLAIFYGGPGALFWMWMVSLIGMGTIYTEILFGQQFKEKNKKDEWVGGPSYYMDRGLKWRKIARFYSVILMFQVLASVMVQSNATALSWNHYSSFPIWIIGVLMAGIVGFSLWGGINRITSIMKYFVPTMVFLYVIGTSTVIFINYDLLIPVFKSIFQHAFIPSSAMGLFPGATLFATLRWGLARGLYSSEAGLGTAAIAHSSSDVEAPEKQAYWGIIAVFFDTIVICSLTGLAVLTSGVWMKQEEKQLIHMVSNAFATVFPESIANITLACLLTLFVFSTVTILIFYGEKQAEYLGKEKTIPYLRIVYLVSIIIGSILAIDLLWVLLDVCLALLVVPNMFALLRLSKKTNVNE, from the coding sequence GTGAAGGCTATAATTGAGTGGGTTTGGGGTATTCCAATGATCGTTTTACTTTTAGGTGGTGGAGTTATTTTAAGTAGCCGCATCGGTTTTATTCAACTAATAAAATTACCGATGATCTTTCGTGAAACGATTGGGATGATGTTTTCCAAAAAGGAACGTTCGAAAGAAGTAAGTCCATTTGCCGCCTTTTCAGCCGCTCTTGGAGGAACAGTAGGAGCCAATAACATCATTGGCGTTCCTTTAGCGATCTTTTATGGTGGTCCGGGAGCGTTATTTTGGATGTGGATGGTGTCGCTTATTGGCATGGGTACGATTTATACAGAAATTTTATTTGGTCAACAGTTTAAAGAGAAGAACAAGAAAGATGAATGGGTTGGCGGACCTTCTTACTATATGGATAGAGGGCTAAAGTGGCGAAAAATCGCTCGATTTTATTCTGTGATCTTGATGTTTCAAGTGTTAGCAAGTGTCATGGTGCAATCTAATGCGACAGCTTTATCATGGAATCATTACAGCTCGTTTCCCATTTGGATCATCGGTGTTTTGATGGCAGGGATTGTGGGGTTTTCATTATGGGGTGGCATTAATAGAATCACCTCAATTATGAAATACTTTGTACCAACAATGGTTTTTCTTTATGTCATCGGTACGTCTACCGTCATTTTTATCAATTATGATTTACTTATTCCCGTGTTTAAATCGATTTTTCAACACGCTTTCATCCCCTCTTCAGCGATGGGGTTGTTTCCGGGAGCGACTTTATTTGCCACACTTCGCTGGGGACTTGCTAGAGGACTATATTCAAGTGAAGCTGGATTAGGAACAGCGGCGATTGCCCATTCTTCTTCAGATGTTGAAGCCCCTGAAAAACAAGCGTATTGGGGAATCATTGCTGTTTTTTTTGATACGATAGTTATTTGTTCTTTAACAGGATTGGCCGTATTGACAAGCGGCGTTTGGATGAAGCAAGAGGAGAAACAATTAATCCATATGGTTTCAAACGCGTTTGCAACTGTTTTCCCAGAGTCCATTGCCAACATCACATTAGCCTGTTTGTTAACTTTATTCGTTTTCTCAACAGTGACTATTTTAATATTTTATGGGGAAAAACAGGCTGAATACCTAGGGAAAGAAAAGACGATACCTTATTTACGTATTGTCTATCTTGTTAGTATCATCATCGGTTCCATTTTAGCTATTGATTTACTGTGGGTACTATTAGACGTTTGTTTAGCTTTGTTAGTTGTTCCAAATATGTTTGCTTTATTAAGATTGTCCAAAAAAACTAACGTAAATGAATAA
- a CDS encoding SDR family NAD(P)-dependent oxidoreductase, which yields MTAMKKKTALITGASSGIGKEFAHLHAEQGGDLVIVARSEEKLKALKKELERNYIVNVMTIVKDLTLPTAPFEIYEQVNQAGVKIDYLINNAGMGGRGLFYERYLEKDIEMINLNVIALTTLTRLFLPGFVNRNEGKILNVSSTASLVPGPLQAVYFASKAYVTSFSNALAEELSDTDVTVTALLPGATETGFKKQADLDNTKMFDQPSSAKVVAEDGYKAMVAGKLNVFSGLTFPQRMQVEAIPFTPKKMLMKQIRQMQEKKS from the coding sequence ATGACAGCTATGAAAAAGAAAACAGCATTAATTACTGGAGCATCCAGTGGAATCGGGAAGGAATTTGCCCATCTTCACGCCGAACAAGGAGGAGACTTAGTGATTGTGGCGAGAAGTGAGGAAAAGCTAAAAGCACTTAAAAAGGAATTAGAAAGAAATTATATAGTAAATGTTATGACCATTGTGAAAGATTTAACGTTGCCGACTGCCCCTTTTGAAATATATGAACAAGTGAATCAAGCAGGTGTCAAGATCGACTATTTAATTAATAATGCTGGAATGGGAGGTAGAGGTCTTTTCTACGAGCGTTATTTGGAAAAGGACATAGAGATGATCAATTTAAATGTAATAGCTTTAACAACACTCACACGCCTATTCTTACCTGGTTTTGTAAATCGGAATGAAGGGAAAATTCTTAATGTATCATCTACGGCAAGTTTAGTGCCTGGGCCATTACAAGCTGTTTATTTTGCTTCAAAAGCGTATGTTACGTCTTTTAGTAATGCACTTGCCGAAGAACTTTCTGATACAGATGTAACGGTGACTGCCTTATTACCTGGTGCAACAGAAACAGGGTTCAAAAAGCAAGCAGATTTAGATAACACAAAAATGTTTGATCAACCTTCTAGCGCAAAGGTTGTAGCCGAAGATGGATACAAAGCGATGGTAGCAGGAAAATTAAATGTCTTTTCTGGTCTTACGTTTCCACAAAGAATGCAAGTTGAAGCTATTCCATTCACACCAAAGAAAATGTTAATGAAACAAATACGACAAATGCAAGAGAAAAAATCTTAG
- a CDS encoding YncE family protein: MVILFTTGPVDNTDLALSNIEVRVRNTDPSNNAMITVRLLDESSSPESLNNSDSFTVSANSTESVLFSAASLSSFLIEVEVNLANRSDIITTTAIHPTVTLFNEMSEFVQFIRLLVSSPEDLLEINYPATPQLNLFIPDMIDCYEQISGNLTTDQMPISGVDITFEVDVTSVSFFPNPSVTDGNGNFVSTVSVGNPTVTQQSIITAKANVNGQNIQIVGLTEVMCIALLYVTNFDSNNISVIDVDTNSVIDTITGFTKPTGIDVNSITELVYAYNTVDSSMVDTITVNAVSVIEVGTNIINTTITAGEEVGLFGVAVNLVENYICLANETTMSTVIIIDGETNLITNTVTVGNFPRGVGIDEIRNLIYVTNDDSSVSIIDGNQGFVVTTTINVGDLPEGLAINEVTNRIYVANLASNNVSVIDGNTFNIIATATVNNVPRGVDINESTNTIYVANGASDNISVIDGWTNIVLITVTVGFSPLGIKVVESLNYVYVTNENNISVIDGDLNMIIATVTVGDRPLAITFV; this comes from the coding sequence ATGGTTATACTTTTTACTACAGGCCCTGTTGATAACACAGATTTAGCGTTAAGTAACATTGAAGTGCGTGTTCGTAATACAGATCCATCAAACAATGCTATGATAACCGTTCGACTTTTAGACGAAAGTTCGTCACCTGAGTCACTAAATAATTCGGATTCATTTACTGTTAGTGCAAACAGTACGGAAAGTGTTTTGTTCAGCGCAGCTTCATTGTCTTCGTTTTTAATTGAAGTGGAAGTCAATCTTGCAAATCGAAGCGATATCATCACTACAACGGCCATTCATCCAACAGTTACTTTGTTTAACGAGATGAGTGAGTTTGTCCAATTTATTCGCTTACTTGTTTCAAGCCCGGAGGATTTACTGGAAATAAACTATCCTGCTACGCCACAATTGAATTTATTCATACCGGATATGATCGATTGCTATGAGCAAATTTCGGGGAACTTGACCACTGATCAAATGCCGATTTCAGGTGTTGATATCACATTCGAAGTGGACGTGACCAGTGTTTCTTTCTTTCCAAACCCTTCTGTAACAGATGGAAATGGCAATTTTGTTTCGACTGTATCAGTGGGGAACCCCACCGTTACACAGCAATCAATTATTACAGCTAAAGCAAATGTTAATGGACAAAATATCCAAATAGTTGGATTGACAGAAGTGATGTGTATCGCACTCCTTTATGTAACAAATTTTGATTCTAACAACATTTCTGTCATTGACGTTGATACGAATTCGGTAATAGATACGATTACGGGATTTACAAAACCTACGGGTATTGATGTTAACTCAATAACAGAACTAGTTTATGCTTATAATACGGTGGATTCTTCAATGGTGGATACTATAACTGTAAATGCCGTGTCAGTCATTGAAGTTGGTACAAATATCATTAACACAACCATAACAGCAGGAGAAGAAGTGGGTCTTTTTGGAGTTGCGGTCAATTTAGTTGAGAATTATATTTGCTTAGCAAATGAAACAACTATGTCTACAGTTATTATTATTGATGGAGAAACTAATCTCATCACTAATACTGTAACGGTTGGTAATTTCCCAAGAGGAGTAGGTATTGACGAAATAAGAAATTTAATTTATGTCACAAACGATGATTCAAGTGTATCTATAATCGATGGAAATCAAGGGTTTGTAGTTACAACTACCATTAATGTGGGGGATCTTCCTGAGGGACTAGCCATTAATGAAGTGACCAATCGCATTTATGTTGCTAATCTTGCATCAAATAACGTATCAGTCATTGATGGAAATACATTCAATATCATTGCTACAGCAACGGTTAATAATGTACCAAGAGGAGTGGATATTAATGAGAGTACGAATACCATTTATGTTGCAAATGGAGCTAGTGATAACATCTCCGTCATCGATGGCTGGACAAATATTGTTTTGATAACGGTCACAGTAGGATTTTCTCCATTAGGAATTAAAGTGGTTGAAAGTTTGAATTATGTTTATGTAACGAATGAAAATAATATATCCGTTATAGATGGGGATTTAAATATGATCATTGCAACGGTTACGGTAGGCGATCGTCCTTTAGCTATTACATTCGTTTAA